The window GGATAGCAACCAAAAAGGGACTGTTTGATGGCATCCTAACAATGCTTGTTTTTAATTTGTTGTCTTACCCTGAGAAGACAATAAACCAGCGTCAACCTTCATACCTGGTTGACAAACCTATTTTGTCGCCTATTAACATGCATTAAACTATCCCATGAATCCCATAAAGTATCATACTTATGTTAGCTAGTCATTACATGTCAAGTTGGAGAAGTTATGGGTTTTGTTGGGTTTGCTAACAAGAGGATTTGTCGCTCATGGATCTGCTCATTAGTGAAGGAATATGACTTGGCCAGATCCTGATCTGGCAACATttccttcttttattattattatttataattgatAGATTATCTGGCACTATATTCTCACTGTTTGTACACttcttaagttttttattttcctctattttaatttattttacctTTTTTAGTTTCATACATTTGCAATTAGTTCTTTTTAGTTGACTGGGTCAAAACAATTCCTGGATAAATCAGCCAAATCATCATGCTCTAGTCTACGTCATGAGGCCAAACAGTCATATGGAGTGATGTGTTAAAGATTGTGCTTTgtatgatcctttttttttccctgagGTGGTATCTGCGATtttgttaaaagaaaagaaaaagaaaagcaggGATCCAAAGACAAAAGCAAAGGGGATTTGATGAGGTAATgatatgggtgtaattaatgaggtTATTAAATAGAATGgatcataaaaaatgaaaataagataTCAAATCATAATGGCTATGGCTCATATGTTGATAGATGCATAAACTAATATAGGTACTAGAGAACTTTACCATGGTGTTTGTATTTCTCAATTCTCATAGATCACTATCCAAAGGGTTATCAGATGATTGAGGCATAGTATCTGATACCTTATAAAATTATAATGCCTTTTGCCCAGAGACAGGAAAATGACTAGATTATCCATACTATGGATCCATAGGGTTTTTGGTACATTAACTATTTTAGTATTTTCTTGAATTTGGAATTCTGTGGCTAAACTGGTATTATTACCTAGTCCTGTGGCCCAATAAATTCAAAGAATCAGTACAATTATGAATTAAAGGCTGAAATGAGGCATTGTTCAATGTGTAAGGTGAATGGGTCTGTCATGGCTATGACTTTCTATATTAGATATGAATGCCATTTCTTGAACCTCTTGTATCTTTCTGATCTGTGTTTTATGttttgaggtcaaaatctgaTTTATTCCACATATTTTTCCAGTTTTTTGCTCTATGATAATCACTAAGGATCTTAAATATCTTACCCTACAGGGTGACAATAAACAATTTGATCTTCCAGTGATAAAGAAAAATGACATCTGTACCATAATGTATACTAGTGGAACAACCGGTGATCCAAAGGGAGTAATGATTTCCAATGATAGCATTGTTACTCTTATTGCTGGTGTGGAACGGCTGCTTCAATGTATGAATGAACAGGTGAGTCATACTCAACTTATTCTCTTGCCTTTCAACAAAATGATGGAAAGAAGCGGGAGACTAAAGCCTTCTATTTTATATTGTCTAAAGATGCATGAGATGGTAATTCATCACAATTTATCTGGATCTGTGTTccttttcaacttatttttctCCATGCAAACGTGTTACAGATGAATGAGGCggatgtttatttatcatatcTCCCTCTAGCACATATCTTTGATCGTGTGCTTGAGGAGTTGTTTATATCTCATGGTGCCTCAATAGGATTTTGGCGTGGGGTAAGTTTTTTGGAGTTTAGGATATCCTTTAATCTAATAACATCCAATTCGAGAATTGATATTCGAGAATTGATCATGGGTTTCATCTTCAGGATGCCAAACTGTTGATTGAAGACATTGGGGAGCTAAAACCAACTATATTTTGTGCTGTTCCACGTGTGCTGGATAGGATCTATACTGGTATATTTTGGAAAGCCATTGTCATTGGGAGTTTCTACACTTGCATGTGATAGTATTTTTGTGAATGCTTACATCTTTTCCCATTGGTCACGGGGACAATATATTCCATAACTTTAAGATTGTTACCATTATAATCCgcaccgtaacggctgttacagtttagttttatttttagaaaaaatctgTTCAGCCCTGTTGCGGGACTTTTTTTTTGGTAACAGCTGTTACACTCGTTTTGGCCCTGTAACACGTAACAGTTATGTAACCATTTTGGCATACCATGCATGGGAGCTTATTGAGGGAACTTGGAGTGAGGAATCTTTGTTGTTCTGATCAACATGCTGAGTATGACTCTTATCAGCTGATTGTTTTTGTTGTTTTGTATCTCTCTTTTTTCACTCTTAATAAAATTCAGTTacctgtaaaaataaaaaaataaaaatgaaaaaatgcaTCTCATGACCCATAAACATACACATGCTTGTTATTCACGCATATGAAAGTGTCACGGTCCACTGATTGTCTATAACCTACTAGCTACTTTTTCCCGATCCATTGTCACACTGCAGTTGCTCACAAAACAGAGAGGAGAGTGAACACTAGTGATCCTTGGCATGATATGTTCTTAGGCATTGTACATTTATTTTCAGGTCTGACAGAGAAGATATCTTCGGGAGGTTTCTTGAAGCAGGCATTGTTTAACATTGCATACTCATAGTAAGTTATATTGCTACAGCTTCCAACAAAATAACATAATGCATTTTTCCTAGCAGAATATTGTGACATGTCATTTGAGCCTTATTTTCTCATGATAATCCTATTTGGAGATGGTCAACTGAGACATCTCTACCCATTATATATTATGCATGACCAGTTGTGCTTTTCCTTTTCCACTCATTTCATTTTGTAGAGTTGTTAACTTTATGTTGTAGTACATTTCTATTGCCACTGTTCCCATTTCTTTTGGTAGCTGTAAATTACCAATGTGTTCCATGAATAGCGGATATCTTGCTTTGGTTTGACTACTGTGGGTGGTTTTTGATCTATGAATTTGGAATGCTGCAGCAAACAATATTTCATGCAGAATGGATCAAAACATCAAGATGCAGCACCGATTTTTGACAAAGTAGTTTTCAACAAGGTAGCAAAAGCACTAGCAGTAAATTTCTCCAATTTTATTAGTGCTCAGAAGTAGTGGCTCTCCTAAACTGATTCTGCACATCCCAAATTCCTATTTTCATTATTCCTTCAGGTAAAGCAAGGGTTAGGTGGAAATGTACGACTTATTCTATCTGGAGCAGCTCCACTTGCCACACATGTGGAAGCTTTTCTACGAGTGGTTGCATGTGCTCATGTTCTACAAGGATATGGTATGCATCCTTACAGTTCTCTTATTGGCTTCTAATGGAACTTTTTCACCCGTTTTGATTGACTTTTATGCTTGGTCATCATCACTGCTGATGCTAGAAAATAGGATTCTCCTTTGATTCTAACTAAAGCTGTTGGAAGTGGTGAAGTATTACACTATTTCTCCACATTAAAAAATGTGGGTGTATGTGCATGCGGGCATATGACTGGGCCCATAAGTACATACATCTGGGTCTTATATGTTATGGACCTTTATCCTTAATTTTTCATCCTTTTATCTTTGTTTCATGCTTTTGTATTTGCTCCATAGACTTTCTCTAGTTTTTCCTTCTTATAAGGGCATATATGTAATTTTACATATTCTTCAATTATTATACATAAGAGTGGGCTGGACATCACAACCCCATATACTACTCTCTTTTTCTCAAATTCtctccttaattttttttaaaaaaaaagaaaaagaaaaagaaaaaactttcCATGTTTAAGCATCATGCTAGGCTCAGATTGTGGGCTTTTATTAACCTTGTTAGGCACTTGGGTAAAAACCTTTCTTTTTTTTGATAGATGAAGCAATTTATTAGGCAGAGccaaaaacagaaaaataaaaaacatacaaAAGCAAAACAACAAGGAAAACTAAATTACAACAACCCAGCCTCGAGACTGGGAGGGAAACCCAAAGAGGCCCTGAAAGGCTTAAGGTGCTCGATCCCTGAAAACAATACCCTACAAAACACCCCAGCTGAGGAGACCCTCAAATTCCTGAAACAACGATTATGCACAACAATTCACCATATGCACAACAATTTCCTAGTGGATTGGGATTAAAGATGTTGAATAGCTTCATTTATCATCCACAGAGAAAATCCATTGCTTTTCTTGAGCAGATCTGAATCTATTGCTATTTAACAAATCGCTCTAGGATAACTGATGATTCTTCTTTGTTACTATAGGCCTGACAGAAACCTGTGCGGGGACATTCGCCTCAATTCCAAATGAACCATCAATGCTTGGTTCAGTGGGTCCTCCTATACCAAATGTTGATGTGTGTCTGGAGTCAGTTCCTGAAATGGGATATGATGCTAATGCAAGCATGCCACGTGGAGAAATCTGTATAAGAGGAAATACTCTGTTCTCAGGATACTACAAAAGAGAAGACCTCACAAAAGAGGTTATGGTTGATGGATGGTTCCATACAGGTTTGTCCATCTTGACATCTATTTCTAATATTGGACTTGGGACATACCCAAAACCTGATGTCACTGGGCCATGACTAAACATTTTTCTCTCCATTCTTGCATCTATTTTGGTTCTTCATGAACAGTGCTTAATATGATCTTTGTACACAGGGGATATTGGTGAGTGGCAACCAGATGGAAGTATGAAAATTATTGACAGAAAAAAGAACATTTTCAAGCTTTCCCAAGGAGAATATGTTGCAGTGGAAAATCTTGAGAACATTTATGGCCTTGTTTCCGAAGTTGACTCGGTATGTCTTGTGCTTGGCAACAAATGGGTGTGCGTACTATTTCTACTTCATAGTTTTATCTAGTCTTTGCAATTTCGTAAGTTTAATCTAATAAGGATTTCAAAACAATTGATAGTATCCTCTTGGCAACAATCTTCTCTCCTTTAGTTTTGCAAGgctgccctaaaataagttataCATATCTGGGTGGTGTCAATTAGTGATCAAGAAGGTCGTCAGCAGACTCCTCTGCTGTTGAGAGGGGTTCTGACTTAGCATCTCCTCAAGTAGGATAGTGCATCTCATAAAATGTGGCAGAGAGGGTACACATTTGCACCCTCAAAATGAGTCAGCAAATTCCATCATCTTGAGTGGTCGatctttcttattctttttaaGGCTATGCTTTCTTGGCACTTAGAACTCAACCAACATCTGACCATCATGCATCTTGTCTTCAGAGAGTTGAACCAAAATAAGAACAGATCTCCAAGTCGATGAACTACTCAGCCAAGTGATCATTGATTCAGCAGTTCACTTAAAGTTTCTTATTTTTGACCTGCAGCCTTTCCATTTGATTTAATGGCTGGGTGTGGTTCTAACTCCAAGAAATGATTTTAGTAGAAAAAGGGGATAGAGAGATGTTCCAGGAAAAATTTGGACCTATATTTCATGATTTCattccggttttttttttttttttttttgtgtattacTTGCTAGTTTCTTGCTGATATTATTTCTTATAtacttttttcttaattttttattcCTTAAATGATTTGAACATGCACACACTCACACATGCATGAGCTAGCTGGCTATTTGTGATTTAGGATGCCACTTCTTGGCAGCACTCTTGTGATTTGTGAATAGCCTTTTCACTAGAAGTTTCTTACTCAGTATGTTGAGTATCTTAATTTTTCTTCACGGACTAATTTTTTTATGAGAACTTCAACTACTCGTTTATGGTTGTTGTCCACCTGCAATATTTGTTAGGCTGATAGATTTTTgcg is drawn from Magnolia sinica isolate HGM2019 chromosome 5, MsV1, whole genome shotgun sequence and contains these coding sequences:
- the LOC131245157 gene encoding long chain acyl-CoA synthetase 4-like codes for the protein MVEGKRFVYEVEKAKNATDCRPSVGPVYRSVFAKDGFPPPVDGMDSCWDVFRISVEKHPGNRMLGHREVVNGKAGKYVWLTYKEVYVMVIKVGLAIRSRGVEQARRCGIYGANCPEWIVSMEACNAHGIYCVPLYDTLGAGAVEFILCHAEVSIVFVEEKKISEVLKAFPNATKFLKTIVSFGKVTAEQRKETEKFGLTIYSWDDFLLLGDNKQFDLPVIKKNDICTIMYTSGTTGDPKGVMISNDSIVTLIAGVERLLQCMNEQMNEADVYLSYLPLAHIFDRVLEELFISHGASIGFWRGDAKLLIEDIGELKPTIFCAVPRVLDRIYTGLTEKISSGGFLKQALFNIAYSYKQYFMQNGSKHQDAAPIFDKVVFNKVKQGLGGNVRLILSGAAPLATHVEAFLRVVACAHVLQGYGLTETCAGTFASIPNEPSMLGSVGPPIPNVDVCLESVPEMGYDANASMPRGEICIRGNTLFSGYYKREDLTKEVMVDGWFHTGDIGEWQPDGSMKIIDRKKNIFKLSQGEYVAVENLENIYGLVSEVDSIWIYGNSFKSFLIAIANPNEQALKHWAEENGQSGDFASLCENPKAKEFILGELTKIAKSKKLKGFEFVKAIHLDPVPFDMERDLLTPTYKKKRPQLLKYYQSITDDMYNDAK